The Salvelinus namaycush isolate Seneca chromosome 11, SaNama_1.0, whole genome shotgun sequence DNA window CGATAGCcagaggtccttcctgcgtcagagcaaagtgaacaaaggccggaccccacgttcccaggccatttataacctctcagatctgcctagaaacaccatttcaattctcactattcgctgacatccaggggaaggcgtatgcagtgcatctcaaccaatagaagacaggcaaattaataaactgacctgggaacagcttgcagaattcagcattctcacatcctcataggaaaaatgctccaactcgagttctgttttactcacagatataattcaaacggttttagaaactagagagtgttttctatccaatagtaataataatatgcatattgtacgagcaagaattgagtacgaggcagtttaatttgggaacgaaattattacaaagtgcaaacagcaccccctattgagaagaagttttaactgacttgcctggttaaataaagaaaaagtATTTGCGGTGTGGGCCCCAGATTTTAACTTCATCACATATAGTCTGGAGGTTGTGggtgggttattagcaattgcgtgcgggtgcgggtgaacaaacagctgacccgcgcaccactagcgtgtgagtgtttgtgtatgtgtgcgcgcgTAATATGCCAACTCACATATTTGAAGGAGAGCACAATGGCTGTGATGATGCCTGCCACCATGACAACGATCCCCAGGACACAGAATAGGCCTGTGCATGAAGTGAGGTCCACCTGAAGAGATACATTATGAAGTTTCAAacacttgctcacacacacacacacacacacacacacacacacacacacacacacacacacacacacacacacacacacacacacacacacacacacacacacacacacacacacacacacacacacacacacacacacacaaacgtcagGTGTCTCTTACCTTGGTCTGGAAGCAGAAGACAGTGGTGATGATACACACAATGACGGTGATGCCCAGAGCCAGAAACACTGCCTTAGTATCATAGTAACTACAgagcagagacacacagacagacagacattactaCCAcgctcaggtgtgtgtgtttgtgtgtgtgtgtgtctctctctcacctggatATGGTGCCCGTCATGTAGGACATGGCCAGTGTCTGTAGAACACAGAATACACCGATCAATATAGACCACTGCAGGCCAGCACCAACCAATAAAGTTCCTCATAGAGCAGTATGACAGACTAGCGTGGCCCAGTGCAGGGGTAAAAAAAGATCACGCCTGTGCACTGACTTTCCCCACAGTCCTGTTAGAGTGATTTCTCCCCTTCTCAGCTGTCTATCACAGCCCCCTGGTTTCCACCAATCAGTGTGCCCGAATGGACATTTAGACTCTGACCCCTCCCACTCCAGGTCAGTGTTTTCAGTTGTAAGATGAAGAAGCAAGTTGTGTTTAGGAAGATTGTGCGTGCATCCAAGAAGTGAGTTGTGGGGTTTATTGTCAGGAGGGTTAATGATACATTATGATGATTGACTGCAAGCAATTACATTTAGGCCTAATTACCTTGTTACATATGTAGCTGTATAGTACTGCTGCAGCTTATGTACAGTTTATTTCAGATACTCCATGTGCATGTGATTTATAAGTGTCTGTATTGGGTTTAATGCATGAGTGTTGCGCAGTAGACGTTATTGTTTCAAGAAGGTTAATTCCTATAGTCTGTATGCACACTTTACTGCTGCGCTTTCATAGTTCGCGCTACTGTTAAGCCATGGTGAGAGATTCTAGAAGTTTCAGAGATTATCGTCAGCTCTCCCGTACGAGCAGTAAGATTTGGTACCGGACACAGATCAGATAAGATCTCCACTAGTCCAGAGAGGGCCATAAATCTTGCCTGTCTATGTaattaattctctctctctcctgcaagATGTTTAAACATACACTGTTGTTAATATGTGCTGTTATGTGAATATCCCTGTATAGATGCTATGCCATTCTTTCCTGTGTAGATATTCCTATTGCATAGCTTACAACAttttatatttaagcaataaggcacgagggggtgtggtatatggccaatataccacagctaacggctgttcttatgcacgacgcaacgaggagtgcctggatacagctcttagccgtggtatattggccatataccactaacacccgaggtgccttattgctattataaactggttaccaatataattagaagagtaaaaataaatgttctgtcatacccgtggtatatggctTTCAGCATTCAGAGCTCGAACAAGCCAGTTTATAATTGTTCTTACCTTTCAGGTAAATCACTGAAAAGTTTGTGTGTTCATACTATGTGTGTTGGTGACAAAGATAAATACAACTCTGCGTATGGACACATCTGCCTTGTTCTTGCTGGACAGCCTGTAGTGAGTCAGAACCTTAACAATCAGCATTAAGTAGTAGCAAGTGAGGGCATTCACAGCCGACTGCTCTGACGACCTCCAACTAGACATTTTTTCAACAGATCTGTACAGACTAGTAATAGTTACTTACAAAGATGGCCAGCAGGATGACATTCCATGGGAATTTCCTCCTAAAGACAGGGGAGTGGCCACATTAGGACAGCACTTCAATACAATAAAACATTGTTGTCAACTATATTGTCATCATTTTCTAAAGGAATTCTTTAAGAAAGAGACTCACCTGGGTCCTTTACAGCAGACCAGCACAATGTGAGTGACGAAATACACAGCGCTGCAAAGACATAGGTCAACACAGCTGTCAATCAAACAGGACATGCAAAACATAGGCCAGTATAGCTGTCAATCCAACAGTACTGTAAACCCATAGGTCAGTAGTAAGGAATAGTACTTACAATGATGCCCAGTAGACAGCTGGGTTTGCGATCACAAACTTCTTGACAGGGTCACTGCAAAGAAGAGACACTCAGTTATACAAACACACATTTGTGCAGGAACACAAAACCACTAATACACAGtcaaagtaacacacacacactcacacaaatgtGAAGACGGCCACGATTGCGACAGTGACGAGTAGCTGAGATGCCAGGATCATATACACCTAAGAGAAAAATGGAGAGAGTATATTATACActtcttgtgtgtttgtgtgttaactgtgtgtgtgtgtgtgcgtgctgtgtTCTCACCTTTCGTATGAAGGAGTGTCGCACTTTCAGACTATCAAAGCTGCCTGCCGCAAACCCCTCTTCATCGCCTGTGACATCAGCAGAGACATCATTAGAGTCATATGTCAGTTCACATCAGAACACATGCCTGGTAATCAACTACTAAAGTAGAACCTATAGTATCAAGTATTTATTTTAACTGTGTGAAGGAGCTTATTCAGTAGTAACAGAACACTCAGAGTAAGCCccagacaggtgagagaggagggttCAGGCTTACCGCTCAGTGCACTGCTAGGCATCGTAGGGGGGATTATAGGTGGCATGGGTGGCATCATAGGCTGGTTGTTGTACCCTGGACCCCCGGGGTGAGGCTGGCCTGGGTAGGGCCCAGCAGGGTATCCGGCAGGCTGGCCGGGATATGGAGGTCCATGGGGACCAGAGGGGTAGAAGGACGAGGGCTGGCCTGATGGGGGACCTCCATTGGCAGGGAAGCCATAGGCAGGGGGAGGGGGGTAGTTACCACCTTGGGGGCCATAgaggggggaatgagagtcaTCGTAACCCAGGGGGAAGTCAGACCGAGACAtactgtctgagagagagaggatgagaaaagagagagaggggaggagggagagcgaTAAGTAGTTATGGCCCATTCTACCCAGAACTAAGACAGAAGTCTTAAGGCGTCAACATGCTTCCCACCCCAAACAGTTCAGAACAGTATGTGAATATATTCGTTTTGATCTTTGGCAAGTGTTTTTGGTCTgttcgtgcacacacacacaaaaatcctCGTGGTCAGCCGCCCCTTCGTCAGTCATTCGTCagcagtagggattcttcaattaagtgtttgttgtcattcaacgatagATGACTCATTTTCATGCAAATGTTttaacttgagaaatactgcactaaACATCTCAGACGTAAAATTGCacgactaagatctcctctgcaaaaatatcaaaatgaatgacagatttatTGAGTTATGATAAATTAATTCAGAAAAATTTGAGGAAGTATTACTGGCCACAGcgtctcaagatggacaaacagtactatagCCGCTTTTTCTCATTTTTCAAGCGAAGATCTATTAAGGGTACACTATTTTGTTAGCCGAGTTTGGCTAAGCGCCAGCCAAAGCCAAAGCCTTTATGAGTTAGGCTACTTTCCCTCTCTAAAACAAAGAATATTAAGTATACAAGGAGTTTAAAAACATCTCATTGTAAATTCTGAAATATTTAGCCTTTACTCTCACTGATTatacgcacactcacacacacactgaaattgCTCTTGTAGTCAAGGGCTCATATTAGTTGTATCTCTAGAGGCAGATTAAGTTGAAGTGGAGTGTTTCCATATGTTTCTGCTTACAGTACAAGTCAAACATTtctacacacctactcattcaagggtttttcttcattattactattttctacattgtacaataatattgaagatatcaaaactatgaaataacacatggaatcatgtagtaaccaaaaaagtgttaaacaaatcaaaatatattttatatttgagattcttcaaagtagccaccctttgccttgatgaaagctttgcacactcttggaattctctcaaccagcttcatgaggtagtcatctggaatgcatttcaattaacaggtgtgccttgttaaaaggtaatttatttccttcttaatgcgtttgagccaatcagctgtgttgtgacaaggtatgggtggtatacagaagatagccctattttggtaaaagaccaaggccatattatgacaagaacagctcaaataagcaaagagaaacgacagtccatcattactttaagacatgaaggtcagtcagtctggaaaatttcaagaacattaaaagtttcttcaagtgcagtcccaaaaaccatcaagcgctatgatgaaactgtctctcatgaggaccgccacaggaaaggaagacccagagttacctctgttgcagaggatacgttcattagagttaacagcctcagaaattgcagcacaaataaatgcttcagagttcaagtaacagacacatctcaacatcaactgttacatttacattacatttaagtcatttagcagacgctcttatccagagcgacttacaaattggtgcattcaccttatgatatccagtggaacaaccactttacaatagtgcatctaactcttttaagggggaggggggggttagaaggattactttatcctatcctaggtattccttaaagaggtggggtttcaggtgtctccggaaggtggtgattgactccgctgacctggcgtcgtgagggagtttgttccaccattggggtgccagagcagcgaacagttttgactgggctgagcgggaactgtacttcctcagaggtagggaggcgagcaggccagag harbors:
- the LOC120056105 gene encoding protein lifeguard 3-like isoform X2, whose amino-acid sequence is MMPPMPPIIPPTMPSSALSGDEEGFAAGSFDSLKVRHSFIRKVYMILASQLLVTVAIVAVFTFVDPVKKFVIANPAVYWASFAVYFVTHIVLVCCKGPRRKFPWNVILLAIFTLAMSYMTGTISSYYDTKAVFLALGITVIVCIITTVFCFQTKVDLTSCTGLFCVLGIVVMVAGIITAIVLSFKYIPWLHMVYAAVGAIVYTLFLAYHTQLLIGKGKNSISPEEYVFAALSIYIDIVQIFLCLLQLIGAANR
- the LOC120056105 gene encoding protein lifeguard 3-like isoform X1, giving the protein MSRSDFPLGYDDSHSPLYGPQGGNYPPPPAYGFPANGGPPSGQPSSFYPSGPHGPPYPGQPAGYPAGPYPGQPHPGGPGYNNQPMMPPMPPIIPPTMPSSALSGDEEGFAAGSFDSLKVRHSFIRKVYMILASQLLVTVAIVAVFTFVDPVKKFVIANPAVYWASFAVYFVTHIVLVCCKGPRRKFPWNVILLAIFTLAMSYMTGTISSYYDTKAVFLALGITVIVCIITTVFCFQTKVDLTSCTGLFCVLGIVVMVAGIITAIVLSFKYIPWLHMVYAAVGAIVYTLFLAYHTQLLIGKGKNSISPEEYVFAALSIYIDIVQIFLCLLQLIGAANR